A region of Veillonellaceae bacterium DNA encodes the following proteins:
- a CDS encoding DUF4405 domain-containing protein gives MKKRFILDMTMLFVFLIVVGNKPLGNYWHETLGMVLFVLVFLHNYWNRQWYKSLSKGSWGLERKYTAAVDGLLIVSFLAVLVTAPFISRSYSLGFNIHFLEGIHKAGGALMLAAIGLHLGIHWAILKPRFVNGLHLANVSAAGMIIRLVVLAVVLGAIYFILPSGTRPNLNPSGVYIGMLGHLVDVIGIAAVSYFIQMHLRKLGRKAPAKPLR, from the coding sequence GATATGACGATGCTGTTTGTATTTCTGATTGTTGTCGGGAACAAGCCGCTTGGAAATTATTGGCATGAGACTTTGGGCATGGTGCTTTTTGTTCTGGTCTTTTTGCACAATTACTGGAACAGGCAGTGGTACAAGTCTTTGAGTAAAGGGTCCTGGGGACTGGAGAGGAAGTATACGGCTGCGGTGGACGGGCTTTTGATTGTTTCTTTCCTGGCCGTTCTTGTGACAGCCCCGTTTATTTCCCGCTCTTATTCTCTTGGTTTCAATATTCATTTTCTCGAGGGCATTCATAAGGCGGGCGGTGCTCTTATGCTGGCGGCCATCGGGCTACATTTGGGGATTCACTGGGCGATTTTGAAGCCTCGTTTTGTGAATGGTCTCCATCTTGCTAATGTCTCGGCGGCAGGGATGATTATCCGGCTTGTGGTTCTTGCTGTGGTGCTTGGCGCCATTTACTTTATCCTCCCCTCGGGGACGCGTCCGAATCTGAATCCTTCCGGCGTGTATATCGGTATGCTTGGCCATCTGGTCGATGTCATCGGTATTGCGGCTGTGTCTTACTTCATTCAGATGCATTTAAGGAAATTGGGACGGAAAGCGCCGGCGAAACCCCTGCGTTAA
- a CDS encoding DUF4405 domain-containing protein yields the protein MKLRMLVATVMLVMFLAILDYRQIGSSNHEIFGMIFFVIVIFHNYLNRQWYKSLPRGRWNWDRRFTFLIDVILIGSFLAVMITAPLISYKLSLDVNAPLIVHRIHRIGGYVMLVAIGLHLGIHWSALLPRFKKALHLGNTITVSIFLKVLAVALAAAGIYFSFGFHIGNRIFLLPVTGTRMRAPNVPAFALAHLTIAILYAEISYYMQKFIKSRERKPRPVKK from the coding sequence ATGAAGCTTCGTATGCTTGTAGCCACGGTGATGCTCGTCATGTTCCTCGCGATTCTGGATTACCGCCAGATCGGGAGTTCGAATCATGAAATCTTCGGTATGATTTTCTTCGTCATCGTTATTTTCCATAATTATTTGAACCGGCAGTGGTACAAGTCTCTTCCGCGCGGGCGCTGGAACTGGGACAGGCGGTTCACGTTTCTGATCGATGTCATCCTCATCGGCTCATTCCTGGCCGTCATGATCACGGCGCCGCTGATTTCTTACAAGCTGTCGCTGGATGTCAATGCACCGCTCATCGTCCACAGGATCCACCGGATCGGCGGTTATGTGATGCTCGTTGCCATCGGGCTGCACCTGGGGATCCACTGGAGTGCGCTTCTTCCTCGTTTCAAGAAGGCTCTCCACTTAGGGAATACGATTACGGTTTCTATTTTCCTTAAGGTGCTTGCCGTGGCACTGGCTGCTGCAGGAATTTACTTCTCGTTTGGATTCCATATTGGAAATCGTATTTTCCTGCTTCCTGTCACGGGGACGCGTATGCGTGCGCCGAATGTGCCTGCTTTCGCTCTCGCCCATCTGACGATTGCGATTCTCTATGCGGAAATTTCCTATTACATGCAGAAGTTCATCAAGTCGAGAGAAAGGAAACCAAGACCGGTCAAGAAATAA
- a CDS encoding DJ-1/PfpI family protein has product MKTISIVMFDDFETLDAFGPAEVLSKLDGYEIRSVSLLGGIVTNSQGIMVVTERMLDIEESDILIVPGGMGTRTLVNDDWFLQGLTDLAAKSKWILSVCTGSALLAAAGLLDGRHATTNKNAFEWVRNQGTSVLWEREPRWVRDGNIYTAAGVSAGTDMAVGFIADQLGKEKAEEVCRKIEYHWYDNAAHDTF; this is encoded by the coding sequence ATGAAGACGATATCGATTGTGATGTTTGATGATTTTGAAACGCTTGACGCATTTGGCCCGGCAGAAGTCCTGTCCAAACTGGATGGATACGAAATCCGCTCCGTATCGCTTCTTGGCGGCATCGTGACAAACAGCCAGGGCATCATGGTCGTGACCGAGCGCATGCTCGATATCGAGGAATCCGACATCCTCATCGTCCCGGGCGGCATGGGGACAAGGACACTGGTCAATGACGACTGGTTCCTTCAGGGATTGACAGATCTAGCCGCAAAGTCGAAATGGATCCTCTCCGTCTGCACGGGATCGGCCCTTCTGGCGGCGGCAGGCTTATTGGACGGAAGACATGCAACGACCAATAAGAATGCCTTCGAATGGGTCAGGAATCAGGGGACAAGCGTCCTCTGGGAAAGAGAACCCCGCTGGGTCCGTGACGGCAATATCTATACCGCCGCCGGCGTCTCCGCAGGCACCGACATGGCCGTCGGATTCATCGCAGACCAGCTTGGAAAAGAAAAAGCAGAAGAAGTCTGCCGGAAAATAGAGTACCACTGGTACGACAACGCCGCCCACGATACGTTCTGA